One window from the genome of Gimesia aquarii encodes:
- a CDS encoding AAA family ATPase, with amino-acid sequence MSEEQLKSEIKNKVATKKVKQTVSSPEKSKRLPRTSEAQQELDVLIRARYPIIYVVTWEEERVERALRHIATSREKKLFTWTITQGIIKSGAEPQKSKSGCGNTSDPLAALDDVIHQVEPAIYLFKDFHRFTVDERANLSVIRRLRDVAFHLRDTYKTIVITSPLMQIAPELSKDITLLEFGLPETTEFNQLLDRIIDDVKENPKVSINLDGLSREKILRAARGLTLKEAENVFAKTLVTDGKIDADDINIVFSEKEQIIKKSGLLEYCDTKEKFNNVAGLENLKSWLNKRAIAFTDKAKKFGLPSPRGVLLLGVQGCGKSLCAKSVSQLWRLPLLRFDLGRMFSSLVGSSEENVRQAIQIAESVAPVILWIDEIDKALAGSTDSAGSDGGTSARVFGTLLTWLSEKTSSVFVIATANDISNLPPELLRKGRLDEIFFIDLPNMKERRDIFKIHITKRGRESKQFDLDKLAEATEGFNGAEIEESVVSALFDAFSNQSNLSTEHIIQTISETVPLSKTMSEEINGLRTWASGRARPATRGNTQNKNESRRKIEF; translated from the coding sequence ATGAGCGAAGAGCAGCTTAAAAGTGAGATTAAGAATAAAGTTGCAACGAAGAAGGTAAAACAAACAGTTTCTTCACCGGAGAAATCCAAAAGACTACCACGTACATCGGAAGCCCAGCAGGAACTGGATGTCCTTATTCGGGCCAGATATCCCATCATTTATGTCGTGACTTGGGAAGAAGAACGGGTGGAAAGGGCATTACGCCACATCGCCACATCGAGAGAAAAGAAGCTCTTTACCTGGACGATCACTCAGGGAATTATCAAATCAGGAGCAGAACCGCAGAAAAGCAAATCGGGCTGTGGAAACACTTCTGATCCCTTGGCAGCATTGGATGATGTCATCCATCAGGTTGAACCAGCAATTTATTTATTCAAGGACTTTCATCGCTTTACTGTAGACGAACGTGCCAATCTTTCAGTTATCAGACGTTTGCGAGATGTTGCCTTCCACTTACGAGATACCTACAAAACGATTGTCATCACCTCGCCTCTGATGCAAATCGCTCCGGAATTATCTAAGGATATTACGCTGCTGGAATTTGGGCTACCTGAGACCACAGAGTTCAACCAGTTACTTGATCGCATAATTGACGACGTTAAGGAGAATCCGAAGGTCTCAATCAATTTAGATGGACTTTCACGTGAAAAGATTTTGAGGGCTGCAAGAGGCTTAACGCTAAAAGAAGCAGAGAATGTCTTCGCAAAAACATTAGTAACCGATGGAAAAATCGACGCGGATGACATCAATATTGTATTCAGTGAGAAAGAACAAATCATCAAGAAAAGCGGACTGCTTGAATATTGTGACACCAAAGAGAAATTTAATAATGTGGCCGGTCTTGAAAACCTGAAATCCTGGCTGAACAAAAGAGCAATCGCCTTTACCGACAAAGCCAAAAAATTTGGTTTACCGTCCCCGCGAGGAGTCTTGTTACTGGGAGTCCAGGGATGTGGGAAAAGTCTTTGCGCCAAGTCGGTATCACAGTTATGGAGGCTGCCGTTACTACGCTTTGATCTTGGGAGAATGTTTAGCAGTCTGGTTGGCTCAAGCGAAGAAAATGTGAGACAAGCGATTCAAATCGCAGAAAGTGTAGCCCCTGTCATCTTATGGATAGATGAAATTGACAAAGCCCTTGCCGGCTCCACTGATTCAGCAGGGAGCGATGGCGGCACCTCAGCACGCGTTTTTGGAACTCTGCTAACCTGGTTGTCTGAAAAAACGTCTTCCGTTTTTGTAATCGCCACTGCTAACGATATCAGTAATTTACCGCCCGAGTTATTACGCAAAGGTCGCCTGGATGAAATTTTTTTCATTGACCTGCCTAACATGAAGGAACGTCGCGATATTTTCAAAATTCATATTACCAAACGCGGACGCGAAAGCAAACAGTTCGATTTAGACAAACTTGCAGAGGCGACCGAAGGCTTCAATGGTGCTGAAATAGAAGAATCTGTCGTTTCTGCTTTGTTTGATGCCTTCAGTAATCAGTCGAATTTATCGACAGAACACATTATCCAGACGATATCCGAGACGGTACCACTCTCGAAAACGATGAGTGAAGAAATAAATGGGTTACGCACCTGGGCATCGGGACGTGCCCGTCCAGCAACAAGAGGCAACACTCAAAATAAGAACGAATCACGCCGAAAAATTGAATTTTGA
- a CDS encoding PVC-type heme-binding CxxCH protein, giving the protein MKYFTICSLTTGCLLAVSSLIAAERKPQVKTLQPGVRISLVAEHPDLSTPTGIDVDEQGRIWVVATHTHFRPDDYVGPEHDEILVFTDRNGDGSAIKRQVFYNATDATMDLELGRDGWVYLAERDRILRIKDTDGDGKADIEENIGTLKTEANYPHNGLEGMAWHPDGDLVFALGENYAKPWTLKGTDGTSINGAGKGGIFRCTADGKKLTRIASGFWNPFGVCVRADGEIFAAENDPGERPPCRVLHIVEGGDYGYERSYGAEAHHPFVSWNGELRGTLPMIHPSGEAPCGLLPLGRGLLVPSWSDHRIDFFPLTQKGATYESKPITLVKGGRYFRPSCIAKDPGAKGQKRIWYLSDWVDGRYQAHGYGRLWKLEVDLQQAPWVGNLDLEPPTQKAQLSADLRSGKVKHNRKKLLRFAQDEDPFLAQSALISLSREASIWTPEDVTGWSAADRVQAVLALKLANASPQKWIKLLLSDKSADVQFETLRWISDARLKTFLPEVEQKLSQSDLDYRRFEAAIATWNTLKGKPEAGIRNPTLLLAKVKDANSAPRIRAYALRLLPTQPRSAPKEGVQPVHSFPKELTLELLQQLLELRDEVLSLEVVRTLAANSIMSQKLLVKIAADPKQSVSLRAEAIAGLASVAEQNSAFLLKLAGDKERIVREEALRSLRSVQHTSEDVLALKMLASQYPESADLFQAALAPKSLTTGRPALTDTQAWLQAIEAVKKPADLESGRRIFHHARLASCSDCHRHGGRGNVVGPDLSSLGNRKDRMWLLRSILEPSREMAPEYQPRTIILNDGRTFTGIRLRSYVKETIRDANGQNRTFDRNDIEMMVESPTSFMPSGLVHRLTDRELKDLIAYLESNSHRKE; this is encoded by the coding sequence ATGAAGTATTTCACAATTTGTTCTTTGACTACAGGTTGTCTTCTCGCAGTCAGCTCTCTCATCGCTGCCGAGCGGAAGCCTCAGGTAAAAACGTTACAGCCGGGTGTTCGGATTTCACTTGTTGCCGAACATCCTGATCTATCAACACCGACAGGCATTGATGTTGATGAACAAGGTCGTATCTGGGTCGTTGCTACGCATACTCATTTTCGACCCGACGATTATGTCGGACCGGAACATGATGAGATCCTGGTCTTCACCGATCGTAATGGAGATGGTAGCGCCATAAAAAGGCAGGTTTTTTACAATGCGACCGATGCGACAATGGATCTTGAACTTGGTCGGGATGGTTGGGTCTATCTAGCGGAGCGGGACCGCATCCTGCGGATCAAGGACACTGATGGAGATGGAAAGGCCGACATTGAGGAGAATATCGGCACCCTGAAAACAGAGGCCAATTATCCACACAATGGACTCGAAGGGATGGCGTGGCATCCGGATGGGGATCTGGTGTTTGCACTCGGTGAGAATTATGCTAAGCCGTGGACACTGAAAGGGACCGATGGCACTTCAATCAACGGGGCTGGCAAGGGAGGTATCTTCCGTTGTACTGCTGATGGCAAAAAACTGACACGAATAGCGTCTGGATTCTGGAATCCGTTTGGTGTTTGTGTTCGCGCTGATGGTGAGATTTTCGCCGCAGAAAACGATCCTGGCGAAAGGCCTCCTTGTCGAGTACTTCACATTGTTGAAGGTGGTGACTACGGCTATGAACGGTCTTATGGAGCAGAAGCACATCATCCCTTCGTCAGTTGGAATGGAGAGTTGCGCGGCACGCTGCCTATGATCCATCCTTCGGGGGAAGCGCCCTGTGGGCTGTTACCTCTGGGACGCGGTTTACTGGTGCCTTCGTGGAGTGATCACCGCATTGACTTTTTTCCGCTCACTCAAAAAGGAGCAACTTACGAGAGCAAACCCATCACTTTAGTCAAAGGAGGACGTTACTTCCGACCCAGTTGCATCGCTAAAGACCCTGGTGCCAAAGGACAAAAACGCATCTGGTACTTAAGCGATTGGGTCGATGGTCGATATCAGGCACATGGTTATGGACGCTTATGGAAACTGGAGGTTGATTTGCAACAGGCTCCCTGGGTGGGGAACTTGGATTTGGAACCACCCACACAGAAAGCGCAGCTATCGGCGGACTTACGTAGCGGAAAGGTCAAACATAATCGCAAAAAACTGCTACGGTTCGCTCAAGATGAAGACCCGTTTCTCGCTCAATCTGCGTTAATTTCGCTATCTCGGGAAGCATCAATATGGACCCCGGAAGACGTAACTGGTTGGTCGGCTGCTGACCGGGTTCAGGCGGTGCTGGCGCTGAAACTGGCCAATGCTTCCCCACAGAAATGGATCAAATTATTACTGTCAGACAAAAGCGCGGATGTGCAATTTGAAACATTGCGCTGGATCTCTGATGCCCGGTTAAAAACTTTTCTGCCAGAAGTGGAACAGAAACTATCTCAGAGTGACCTCGATTATCGGCGATTCGAAGCTGCCATTGCAACCTGGAACACGCTGAAAGGAAAACCTGAAGCGGGTATCCGTAACCCAACGCTACTGTTGGCCAAGGTCAAGGATGCGAATAGTGCACCACGAATACGGGCTTATGCTCTACGTCTGCTACCAACTCAGCCACGTTCTGCTCCCAAAGAAGGAGTTCAGCCGGTACATTCCTTTCCCAAAGAGTTGACACTGGAGCTCCTCCAGCAACTTCTTGAACTCAGGGATGAGGTCCTTTCGCTGGAAGTCGTTCGCACTCTGGCTGCTAACTCGATTATGTCTCAAAAACTTTTAGTCAAAATAGCTGCCGATCCAAAGCAAAGTGTGTCACTACGTGCTGAAGCAATTGCCGGGCTGGCATCTGTGGCAGAACAAAATAGCGCATTTTTATTAAAATTGGCTGGTGATAAGGAACGTATTGTGCGGGAGGAAGCTTTACGTTCTCTCAGGTCCGTTCAACACACGTCTGAGGATGTGCTGGCTTTGAAAATGCTTGCCAGTCAGTACCCTGAATCTGCGGATCTATTTCAAGCTGCACTGGCTCCCAAAAGTCTCACCACTGGTCGACCAGCGCTGACTGATACGCAGGCATGGTTACAGGCAATTGAAGCAGTAAAGAAACCGGCAGACTTGGAGAGTGGCCGTCGTATCTTTCATCATGCCCGATTGGCGAGCTGTTCTGACTGCCATCGACATGGTGGCCGAGGAAATGTAGTCGGCCCGGACTTAAGTAGCCTGGGTAATCGTAAAGACCGTATGTGGCTGCTGAGGTCAATCCTTGAGCCCAGTCGGGAGATGGCTCCGGAATACCAGCCACGTACTATCATCCTCAATGATGGCCGCACCTTTACTGGCATTCGTCTCCGGTCCTACGTGAAAGAGACTATACGAGATGCCAATGGCCAGAATCGCACGTTTGACCGCAACGACATTGAGATGATGGTAGAATCGCCAACTTCCTTCATGCCGTCTGGTCTGGTTCATAGGTTGACTGACCGTGAGTTGAAAGATTTGATTGCTTATCTCGAGAGTAATTCTCATCGGAAAGAGTGA
- a CDS encoding DUF1257 domain-containing protein, translating into MSSVIVVAPIIIANWPVITAAVAAGVGSLGFSVVNTAELQSALSENMTREEIEVENSEVLDGSAGTGEQMVVVKDGIKATFTRDARGALKLCMEGKGKSKSELRQIGEELMGRVTQQYAYHRVVTELKERNMTIVEEGMTETESVKIRIRNW; encoded by the coding sequence ATGAGTTCAGTCATTGTTGTGGCTCCCATCATTATCGCCAACTGGCCTGTTATCACGGCAGCGGTAGCGGCAGGTGTGGGCTCTTTAGGATTTTCAGTTGTCAATACAGCTGAACTCCAATCAGCGTTAAGTGAGAACATGACTCGCGAAGAAATTGAAGTCGAAAATAGTGAAGTTCTCGATGGTTCAGCAGGAACGGGAGAACAGATGGTTGTTGTAAAAGATGGTATCAAAGCAACCTTCACACGTGATGCACGAGGAGCGCTGAAACTTTGTATGGAAGGCAAAGGGAAATCCAAATCTGAGCTGCGTCAAATTGGTGAAGAATTAATGGGCCGTGTTACACAACAATACGCCTATCACCGTGTTGTCACAGAATTAAAAGAACGAAATATGACAATCGTTGAAGAAGGTATGACCGAAACGGAATCCGTTAAAATTCGTATTCGAAACTGGTAA
- a CDS encoding DUF2997 domain-containing protein, giving the protein MAQEELEIEIDKFGKVTVKTVGIKGPRCLDVAESFAQILGQEESRELTSEYYETEQQVRSHIDVKRKH; this is encoded by the coding sequence ATGGCTCAAGAAGAACTTGAGATAGAAATCGATAAATTCGGTAAAGTCACCGTTAAAACAGTTGGTATCAAAGGCCCTCGCTGCTTGGATGTAGCCGAATCATTCGCTCAAATTCTAGGACAGGAAGAATCCCGTGAACTGACTAGTGAATATTATGAAACCGAACAACAGGTACGATCTCATATCGATGTAAAACGAAAACATTAA
- a CDS encoding radical SAM protein has protein sequence MRLHTINKNLVSLAQQQYLHCHLCEHHCGSNRAKGERGKCKASAEARVFRHRVEYGEEIELVPSHLFYLSGCDLRCAFCIAEEKAFNPRIGTILSTDFLEAALEQGISKGARNLQWVGGEPTIHLPAILEAMSGCANLPPVVWKSDFYGTPEAFQLLEQTVDVFVADFKFGNDVCAKRIAKVDSYVKILQRNLKQVSQYSDLIVRHLLLPGHEECCFRPIVDWISSTLPDVKFSIRNGYLPRWQAKQYEELSMPLVKGASESAKVYAENRGLNLIT, from the coding sequence ATGCGGTTGCATACGATCAATAAAAATTTAGTTTCTTTGGCTCAACAACAATATTTGCACTGCCATTTGTGTGAGCATCACTGCGGATCGAATCGAGCCAAAGGAGAACGTGGAAAATGCAAGGCAAGTGCGGAGGCACGGGTTTTTCGACATCGTGTGGAATATGGCGAAGAAATAGAGCTTGTTCCTTCTCATCTGTTTTACTTGTCTGGCTGTGATTTACGATGTGCTTTTTGCATCGCGGAAGAAAAGGCATTTAACCCTCGTATAGGAACGATTCTTTCAACAGACTTTCTTGAAGCTGCACTTGAGCAAGGAATATCTAAAGGAGCTCGTAATCTTCAATGGGTTGGGGGTGAACCAACCATTCATCTTCCTGCAATTCTGGAAGCTATGAGTGGCTGTGCTAACTTACCGCCGGTTGTCTGGAAGTCTGACTTTTATGGCACTCCAGAAGCATTCCAGCTATTGGAACAAACTGTCGATGTATTCGTAGCAGATTTCAAATTTGGAAATGATGTTTGTGCCAAACGAATTGCCAAAGTCGACTCTTATGTCAAAATCCTCCAACGCAATCTCAAACAAGTATCTCAGTATTCTGATTTGATTGTGCGTCACTTGCTATTACCAGGACATGAGGAATGTTGTTTTCGTCCTATTGTCGATTGGATCTCATCCACTTTACCTGATGTCAAATTCAGTATTCGAAACGGTTATCTCCCGAGATGGCAAGCCAAACAATATGAGGAGCTTTCAATGCCGCTAGTTAAGGGAGCATCAGAATCAGCGAAAGTTTATGCTGAAAATAGAGGACTTAATTTAATCACTTGA
- a CDS encoding sodium:solute symporter family transporter, translating to MNSVKPPAGLETVDWTIIVIYATSTILLGWYFSRKQEDTSEYFIGSGQMNPILIGVSLFATLLSTITYLSLPGEVVGKGPIFLASYLGLPIVFYVVGYWLIPVYMQHRVTSAYELLETKLDLSIRLLGAAMFLLLRLVWMSLLIYLSAKALTTMLNLDASYIPWIVLVTGVVSITYTSLGGLRAVVITDLIQTILLFGGALLVIATISWKMGGFSWFPTQWDANWDTQPIFDFNPGTRVTFVGTIISVVIWYIATAGGDQVSVQRFMSTKDASAARRSLAIQLCISLIVGITLSLVGFSMLGYFQAFPSELPASIDLKQNADDIFPYVISYQLPIGVSGLVVAAMFAAAMSSVDSGVNSITAVVVTDFFDRFGIKFQTEKSHVLFARCLAFGIGGIVVFCSSFMGLIEGNITAVTGKTANLLTTPIFCLFVFALFIPFAKPLGVWVGAICGTTTAVLIAFSGFFFGFDEKTNLDPISFQWIAPSAVIVNLATGSLVSLLLPDQNKNSVD from the coding sequence GTGAATTCCGTGAAACCTCCTGCCGGTCTGGAGACTGTCGACTGGACAATCATCGTCATCTACGCAACATCGACGATCTTGCTCGGATGGTATTTCAGCCGCAAACAGGAAGACACTTCTGAGTACTTCATCGGTAGCGGCCAAATGAATCCAATCTTGATTGGAGTATCACTCTTCGCGACCTTGTTGAGCACGATCACCTATCTTTCACTGCCAGGCGAAGTAGTCGGAAAAGGTCCTATCTTCTTAGCCAGTTACCTGGGGCTGCCCATCGTTTTTTATGTCGTTGGTTATTGGCTGATACCAGTTTATATGCAACATCGTGTGACCAGTGCGTATGAACTGCTGGAAACGAAACTCGACTTGAGTATCCGGCTATTGGGAGCCGCGATGTTCTTACTACTTCGGTTAGTCTGGATGTCACTGCTGATTTATTTATCAGCAAAGGCGTTGACAACCATGCTCAATCTGGACGCTTCCTATATCCCCTGGATCGTCTTAGTAACCGGTGTGGTTTCCATCACCTATACCTCTCTGGGGGGACTGCGCGCGGTTGTCATTACCGATCTGATCCAGACAATTCTGTTGTTTGGTGGTGCTTTGCTGGTCATTGCCACAATTTCCTGGAAGATGGGTGGCTTTAGTTGGTTTCCCACTCAATGGGACGCCAACTGGGACACGCAACCCATTTTCGACTTTAATCCAGGCACGCGAGTCACTTTTGTTGGTACAATTATCTCAGTCGTTATCTGGTATATTGCGACAGCGGGGGGAGACCAGGTTTCAGTTCAACGCTTCATGTCGACGAAGGATGCGTCAGCTGCGCGTCGTTCACTGGCAATTCAACTTTGCATTTCGTTAATTGTGGGAATCACATTATCGCTGGTTGGTTTCTCTATGCTTGGTTATTTTCAGGCATTCCCCTCTGAACTTCCCGCATCAATTGACTTAAAACAAAATGCAGACGATATTTTTCCTTATGTGATTTCGTATCAACTCCCAATCGGAGTATCGGGATTAGTCGTCGCCGCGATGTTTGCCGCCGCCATGTCCAGCGTCGACTCGGGAGTGAACTCGATCACGGCAGTGGTCGTGACCGACTTTTTTGACCGGTTCGGTATCAAGTTCCAAACAGAAAAGTCACATGTTCTGTTTGCACGTTGTCTGGCGTTCGGAATTGGAGGAATCGTGGTATTCTGCAGTTCCTTTATGGGGCTGATTGAAGGCAACATCACTGCAGTCACTGGTAAAACCGCAAATTTGTTGACGACCCCTATTTTCTGCTTGTTCGTTTTTGCCTTGTTCATACCCTTTGCCAAACCACTCGGAGTTTGGGTGGGTGCCATTTGCGGAACGACAACTGCGGTCTTAATCGCGTTTTCTGGTTTCTTTTTTGGGTTTGATGAAAAAACGAATCTCGATCCAATCAGCTTTCAATGGATTGCTCCCAGTGCCGTGATCGTCAACCTTGCAACCGGAAGTCTGGTTAGCCTGCTGCTACCTGATCAAAACAAAAATTCAGTTGATTGA
- a CDS encoding exo-alpha-sialidase, with translation MLVLNRLQMMLCCLSSIFLVLQCKNSCAGEDEKPLSYTISRQVLLQSKPNEHTWFHPRVAAIIEPDSKQPSTVLMTLQKLLPVSDYFSGMSWMLFSSGPNQWSKPITPPELGWKKEAGDVDIAVADVTPVWHPQLQKVIAVGTQVRYNQQGHQLDDQTRSHQTAYAVYDPETKDWTSWKVLQMPQDEKYNYACSACAQWLVEPDGTLLLPFYHGPDSKTPFSVTVVRCTFDGKEIQFKNAGNKLALNIKRGLFEPSLIKYQDRYFLTLRNDLKSYVSTSKDGLHFKPIKAWTFDDGADLGSYNTQQHWVAHSNGLFLVYTRRGANNDHIVRHRAPLFMAQIDPERLTVLRKTEKILVPEEGALLGNFGAAKINEKESWVTVGERRNFKKIPQDQWKPNSVYLVKIKWSKPNREN, from the coding sequence ATGCTTGTGCTAAATCGATTACAGATGATGCTTTGCTGTTTGAGTAGCATTTTCCTGGTTTTACAATGTAAAAATAGTTGCGCTGGGGAAGATGAGAAACCACTCTCTTATACCATTTCGCGGCAGGTGTTGCTGCAATCGAAACCGAATGAGCATACCTGGTTTCACCCACGTGTTGCTGCGATTATAGAACCAGATTCCAAGCAACCGTCAACTGTATTGATGACTTTACAGAAACTGTTACCAGTGTCTGACTATTTTTCTGGAATGAGTTGGATGTTGTTCTCTTCAGGACCGAATCAATGGAGCAAACCGATTACGCCTCCTGAACTAGGCTGGAAGAAAGAAGCAGGGGATGTCGATATCGCTGTTGCCGATGTTACGCCTGTTTGGCATCCTCAGCTTCAAAAGGTGATCGCCGTTGGTACACAAGTTCGGTATAACCAACAGGGGCATCAACTGGATGATCAAACGCGTTCACATCAAACCGCGTATGCCGTTTATGATCCTGAAACCAAGGATTGGACTTCCTGGAAGGTTCTACAAATGCCTCAGGATGAAAAATATAATTATGCCTGCAGTGCGTGCGCCCAATGGCTAGTGGAGCCGGATGGAACGCTTCTACTTCCTTTCTATCACGGCCCCGACAGCAAAACTCCCTTCTCTGTTACAGTTGTGCGATGCACATTTGATGGAAAAGAGATTCAATTCAAGAACGCCGGAAATAAATTGGCACTCAACATCAAGCGCGGTTTGTTCGAACCTTCTTTGATCAAATATCAGGATCGTTATTTTTTGACGCTCAGAAATGATTTAAAAAGTTATGTCTCAACTAGCAAAGACGGTCTACATTTCAAACCAATCAAAGCCTGGACTTTTGATGATGGAGCAGATCTGGGTAGCTATAACACGCAACAGCACTGGGTCGCCCATAGTAACGGTTTGTTTCTTGTTTATACGCGGCGTGGTGCGAACAACGATCACATCGTCCGGCATCGTGCCCCGCTGTTTATGGCTCAGATCGACCCAGAGAGACTGACGGTACTTCGAAAAACTGAGAAGATACTCGTTCCGGAAGAAGGCGCTCTACTCGGTAATTTCGGAGCGGCTAAGATTAATGAAAAGGAATCCTGGGTCACGGTAGGAGAACGCCGCAACTTTAAAAAGATCCCACAAGACCAATGGAAGCCGAATTCGGTGTATCTCGTCAAAATCAAATGGTCTAAACCGAATCGTGAGAACTAG
- a CDS encoding S26 family signal peptidase produces the protein MPGSALCARCRTSLKLADATIDVNPPRAKPNTLRLPGWARLKIALSERFSDQIDTSIDFLSYGGALKFNRSMLFRWIIPGWLQLTFNRPRRACFFFFGYLFFLSSGILLMGTLLGAWLIGFAFALHFGSITDVVFAAKTSVQERISSGFLIGLCLYLLFYLPVGWGISQIIRPQTMVNDYGSFRAEDILWVRQNIQIAPGEYVHYVNSEALINNTTRERVPLYRVTDTGVSRVLAGPGQEVTIKEGVLFVDGNICPFPTSKRFAKDLTIRIRVPSDSYFIDPTGRIPVANALIREQNIRQVCLLQSGNVRGRVIYRSYPFSRITLF, from the coding sequence ATGCCAGGGAGCGCCCTTTGTGCACGATGTCGTACTTCTTTGAAGCTGGCAGACGCGACAATTGATGTAAATCCCCCGCGTGCTAAACCCAATACGTTGCGCTTACCGGGCTGGGCACGATTAAAAATTGCATTATCAGAACGATTCTCAGATCAAATAGATACTTCCATTGACTTTTTGTCTTACGGGGGAGCATTAAAGTTCAATAGGAGCATGCTATTTCGCTGGATCATCCCAGGCTGGTTACAATTGACATTCAATCGCCCTCGACGGGCTTGCTTCTTTTTCTTTGGATACCTCTTCTTTTTATCTTCAGGTATTCTGCTCATGGGAACCCTTTTGGGGGCCTGGTTGATAGGTTTTGCTTTTGCTTTGCATTTCGGATCAATTACTGATGTTGTTTTTGCTGCCAAGACATCAGTCCAAGAAAGAATTAGTTCAGGATTCCTGATCGGCCTCTGCCTCTACTTACTATTTTATCTCCCTGTTGGATGGGGAATATCTCAAATCATACGCCCTCAAACCATGGTGAACGACTATGGCTCCTTTCGAGCAGAAGACATCTTGTGGGTCAGGCAGAACATACAAATAGCCCCAGGAGAATATGTTCATTATGTAAATTCAGAGGCCTTAATAAATAACACAACTCGTGAGCGAGTCCCCCTGTATCGAGTTACCGATACTGGGGTGAGCCGCGTGCTTGCAGGACCGGGACAAGAAGTGACTATCAAAGAAGGTGTTCTCTTTGTCGATGGTAATATCTGTCCATTTCCAACAAGTAAGCGATTTGCCAAAGATCTCACGATTAGAATAAGAGTTCCCTCAGATTCCTACTTTATTGATCCGACAGGACGGATTCCCGTAGCCAATGCCTTAATCAGAGAGCAGAACATTAGACAAGTGTGTCTGCTCCAATCCGGAAATGTGCGCGGCCGTGTGATATACCGTTCTTATCCGTTTTCGCGGATCACCTTATTCTAA
- the trhA gene encoding PAQR family membrane homeostasis protein TrhA produces MIMESNDISTTRMPEHRPVDECANLITHGLGFLLSVVASVVLMALVVKDHQAINIIACSIYCCSLIGLYAASTLSHMFYDLAWRRFFRTLDQVCIYLLIAGSYTPFAVVFLWHQWWPLLLVVMWILALFGILLVLYMRNLTPTAMLTYGLLGWLPVISLKTLYEVTPSEVFAWIIAGGFFYSIGAVFLLLDRRVRYFHALWHTFVIAGSTCHYIALLLFVI; encoded by the coding sequence ATGATAATGGAATCCAACGATATTTCGACAACAAGAATGCCTGAGCATCGGCCCGTGGACGAGTGCGCTAATCTAATTACACATGGTCTTGGGTTTTTACTGAGCGTCGTTGCATCAGTTGTACTGATGGCCTTGGTAGTGAAAGATCATCAGGCGATTAATATCATAGCCTGTAGCATCTATTGTTGCTCTCTGATAGGGTTGTATGCGGCATCGACTCTCTCACACATGTTTTACGATCTCGCTTGGCGTCGTTTTTTTCGTACCTTGGATCAGGTCTGTATTTATTTACTCATCGCGGGATCATACACACCATTTGCTGTGGTTTTCCTGTGGCATCAATGGTGGCCGCTTCTGCTCGTTGTGATGTGGATTCTGGCACTATTTGGTATTCTCCTTGTTTTATATATGCGGAACCTGACACCGACCGCGATGCTCACTTACGGCTTGCTTGGCTGGCTACCTGTCATCTCTCTAAAAACATTGTACGAAGTTACTCCATCTGAAGTGTTTGCATGGATCATTGCTGGTGGGTTCTTTTATTCTATAGGCGCGGTCTTCCTGTTGCTCGATCGACGTGTTCGATATTTCCACGCTCTCTGGCACACATTTGTCATTGCCGGCAGTACCTGCCACTATATCGCACTTTTATTATTTGTGATCTAA